A region of the Candidatus Moraniibacteriota bacterium genome:
GCATAAATTTTTATAAATCATTTATTTTTTATATTTTTAGACTTTGCTTATAAAAAGCATCGTTATTAATTATATTATAGCAATATGATGCTAAAAAATCTACTTCTTTAATTAGTTTACTTGCAGTTAATATTCAAATGTTTTGAAATGTTAAGCAAAATTCCTACGGCTGACATTAAAAAAATAAGTGATGTTCCGCCATAACTTACAAATGGAAGAGGAACGCCTGTGAGTGGAACCAACGCTATATTAGCACTTATGTTAATGAAAGCCTGAAAAGCTATCCACATTATTACGCCTGTTGCCAATAATCTTCCAAACATGTCTGGCGAATTCTTTGCGATTTTTATGCCACGTAAAGCTAGCAAAACTATCAAAACAACAAGGGTTACGGCTCCGATAATTCCTAATTCTTCTCCTATTATGGCAAAAATTGAATCACCTACTGGTTCTGGTAAATAGTTAAATTTTTGCCGGCTATGGCCTAAGCCGACTCCCAAAAGACCTCCCGATCCTATAGCTAATAAAGCTTGATTGATTTGATATCCAATTCCTTGCGGATCAAAACCTCTGTCAAGAAAAGTTGCTATACGATTGAAACGATAAGGTTCAATTTTAACAAGTATCCAAAGCAAAAAAAATCCTAGTATGCCCATTGAAAAAATATGCTTCAGGCTAGCTCCAGATATAAAAAAAATTGAAATAGAGGTAAGTAAAATTACACCTAAAGTTCCTATATCTGGCTGCTTTATAATTAAAAATCCTATAAATGCCATAATTCCTAAAAAAGGCAGAAATCCTTCAAGAAAATCTTTTATTCTGTGAACTCCTCTGCTTTCAAGCCAGGCAGCTAAGTAGATTATTATGGAAAGTTTTGCCATTTCTGAAGGTTGAAATGAAAATGAACCAAGCTGAATCCAGCGACTGGCACCATATATTTTTGTTCCAATCCCAGGAACAAAAACCAAAATAAGAAATACTAATGAAATAAAAAATAAAGGCACGGAAACTTTTTTCCAAAAATGATAATCTATCTTAGAAAAAGTATATAGGGCTATAATTCCAGGAATAACACCAAAAAATAACTGGTGTTTAAAAAAATAATATTCGTCAGCAAAACGCGTTTCGGAATAAATAACTCCTGCACTGGCAATCATAACCAGCCCGAAAGCCAGCAGGATGAGCACAACGGTAAGCAATGTTTTATCTACTGACTTTTCATACATAATTTTTGTTTTGAATTTTTCTTTCTCCATTTTTCTATTTCCTTGTGATTTCCGGATAATAAAATTTTTGGCACTTTCCACTTATTAAAAATTTCTGGTTTTGTATATTGTGGAAATTCAAGATAGCCTTCTTTTGAATGTGATTCTATTTTTGTGCTTTCGTTGTTGCCTAGAACCCCAGGAATTATCCTAGAAACGGAATCTGCTACAATCATAGCTGGGATTTCGCCGCCAGTCAGAACGTAATCTCCTATAGAAATTTCTTCATCGGCAATATATTTAGCTACCCTTTCATCAACTCCTTCATATCTTCCACAAATAAAAATAAGTTGATCGTATTTTGAAAGCCTTTTAGCATCTTTTTGTGTATATTTTTTACCCTTAGCGGAAAATAAAACAATCCTTACTTTTAACTTTCGACTCCTGATTTTTGATTTTAAAGATTGAACACATTTATATATTGATTCAATCTTAAGCACCATTCCGGCTCCTCCGCCATAAGGCGTATCATCCACAGTTTTGCGTTTGTCAGTCGTATAGTCACGTAAATTATGAATGTTAATATCTATTAAGCCATTTTTCCGCGCACGCTTGAGGATTGACTCATTGAAATACGAATCAAAAATCCTAGGGAAAATTGTGATAATATCAAATTGCATATGATTTCCTTTTTAGCTTAACTATGGCCATTTTATCATATTTTTGGGAAAACAAAAACCCCAGTTACAGTTGCTAAATATTTTTTTTTATATTATCCTTATTTCAGATAATTAATTATTAAAAAAATAAATTATATGACAGGAAACATATTTTCATCCTTAGAAAAAGGGTCTCGATTACCAGAGGAACCGTTAAATCTTCATGGTGATAAAAATGGAAAAGAACAAGAACCTTTAACAAAAGAATTTCATGTGTGTGATTCAATGAGAACACAATTACTAGAAGAAATTGAACAAGCTATTAGACTTCTTAGTAACTTTGATCCAGACTACAGTCCAGAGGAATTAAAAGGAATAACAGAAAAATATCATTTGATACCAAGAAACAACATTGATGTTGTACTTGGGGAATTAAAAAATATGAAAAAAAAGTTCGAAGATAATACTTTTTACATGAACTCTTTAAGGAATATGAATTTTAAACTAGTATTATCTGAACGGGAACCCAAAGAAGCTGATAAATATTTGATGGATGGTTTAATATCAGGAGCTGCTCAGAAACACTAAAATTCAATAAAATTAAAAATAGCAAAAACCCCAGCAAAAAACTGGGGTTTTTATTATATAAAGAATTTTTGAACAAATTACATATTTCCTAAAACATCATCGATGCTTTTCTTGGGTTCATCTGATGTTTTAGCTGGTCTTTCACCGCGATTTGAACCTTCCGGTTCATTAATCTTAAGATTTACGCGTGCATTGTTCCTTGCTCCGATAACTCTCAAAATTGTGCGGAGAGCCTTGGCTGTCTGGCCTTCGCGGCCAATTACCATTCCCATATCAGCGGGATTTACATCCAGTGATATCAGGACGCCCATTTCATCAATTTTTCTTTCAACCTTTACATCATCAGGATTATCAACGAGTGCTTTTACAGCAAACTCCAAAAACTCCTGATCAGTAGCTCTTTTGTCTGTCATAATTATGCTTTCTTTAATTACTGATTAATAATAAGAAAGATTCATGAAATAGTTGACCAAACCATTTCTATTCTATCTTTCTAGCTAAAATTATAATCTGATTTTTTGTTTTTGTCAATCACGCTAAAAATAAAACAAATAAGTAAAGATAGTTTGAACTAATTTTTCCTTCTTTTAAATAAAACTGTTACCGTTTTTAAGCATATTTGTATATCAAGCCATAGTGACCAATTTTCTATATAATAAACATCTAACTTATACTCATCTTCAAATTGCAAATCGCTACGTCCTGATATCTGCGCCATACCCGTAACTCCCGGTTTTATAGTAAGTAAGCGCCTGTGATATTCATTATACTTTTCAACTTCTCTTTTCTGGTGTGGTCTTGGACCAACAATACTCATTTCCCCTTTTAAAACATTGAAGAATTGAGGTAATTCATCTATTGAATATTTTTCTATAAAATTACCCACCCTGGTTTTGCGAGGATCATTTTTTATTTTATACAAAGGACCATGACGTAAACTATGTTTTTCTATTAATTCCTTTTCATATCTTAAAGCCTCTTCGATTTTTTTATTTTCTTTAGTGACACAATATTCCCACTTCATATAACGGAATTTATAGGCAAAAAATTTTCTGCCATCATTGCCGACACGTTCATTTTTATAAATTATCGGCCGTCCAGTTTCCATCCAAACAGCAGCAGCAACAACTAGCATAATTGGAGAAAAAAGAATAATAAGCAAAATCGATCCGATAATATCAAAAGTGCGTTTTAATATTTTGCCCCAGCCATCTAACGGAGTATGCTTAACTTCTATAATTGGTTCTCCATTAAAAATACTGGCTTCAAATTTCGCCGTTTGTAGGGTTGTTGGCATAAACTTATAGGCGATATTATTTATTGCACAATAGTCTATAAGCTTTTCCTGTTCTGAATCAGTTATAGATGCATCACACGTTATTATTTCATCAACTCCTAACTTGTTCCTTATCTCTTTAATTCTGTGAATACTGGCTGAATCTATATTGGAAACAATTTTATAACCTGAATATAGATTGTTTCTTATGGCTTTTTTAATAAGTTCAATCTTGTCGTTATTGCCTATAAGAAGAAGTCTGTGAACACCTATACCTTTGTATCTAAAGAACAATTTTTGTATTTCACGCAACATTGACCTTCCAATTATCACATATACCGTTGCCAAAACCCATCCCGCTAAAATTATAAAACGAGAAGAAAACCACTCTCTTTTTAAAAATATACTCACAATGATAGCGACTAGACCTATAGATGTAGCAGAAAAAACCTTTAAGGATTCTCTTCCAAATTTACGAGTCACTTTCAAGTCATATAACCCCTCAAGAGCATAAATTAAAATAAAAAAAGGAACTATCATAATCACAACAATAATGTAGCTCCTAAATGGAAAATTATAAAGTTTTGGCTGAAGCGCAATGATTTGGGGAATATCACGAATGGCAAAAGCACTAAGCGCTGCCAATATTATCATGGCTATATCCATTGGAACCTGTATTGCACTGAAAAACAATTCACTGCGTTTTTTCATTTTTATTCTTTAAGTTTAAAATTTATCAAGGCATCTCATAAGCCGGATTCTGTCAAGGATAATCATTTATCTATTTCCGATATTGCTATTGGAAATTAAGCGACACTTCCAGTACTTCCTAGGGGAGTGCTAGATACGGTCTTGCATCCGGGTAAGGTTTTAGCCGTTTCACCTCTTATATTACTATAAGAACTTACCCTATTTTTTCAATAGGATAATTTAATTCTTTCGAATTAAATCGTCTCTGCTCGCACCTCTAAAATTACTTTCGACGGGAGTTACCCGCTACCCCGCTACCTGTCATTTATAAGTGACAGGTGAATGTCCGGACTTTCCTCTCTAATAAAAAATTAGAGCGATTATCTCAATGCCTTGATAAATTATAATCTCAAAGAACTCTATATATTATAGCATAATGTGACTAATCAACTTTATATAAAAAATACTATTTTGTCAAGTTTCATTGATCACTTCTAATGCTATATTATGGCTTATTTAAAGCAATATTTTCATTTTTAATTAATATTTTTCCTTAAAATACCATTCATAAACCTCTTTAGTAACTGGTAAAGCGCTAGAATGTCCTTCTCCGCCCCCTTCAACAAGTACTACCATTGCAATCTGAGGATTATTATATGGTGCAAATGATATAAACCAACCATGCGTTTGATTATTTGACCCAAATTGTGCTGTACCAGTTTTTCCCGCAATATCAACTGGAAGATCCTTGAGCGACTGTGCTGTTCCTTCTGTCACAACCTGGCGCATACCTTCTCTAATAACATTTATTATATCAGGAGAAACAAAATTCGAACGAATAACTTGTGGCTGTATTAAAGTCAATATTTCATCACCTTTTTTTATTTGAGAAACTATATGAGGTTTAAAAAGCGTACCACCATTCGCTATGGTTGATGTATAATTAGCAAGCTGAAGAGGAGTTGCTGTTATATATCCCTGACCTATAGCAGCATGATAGCTATTACCAATAGACCATTTTTCCCCAATTTTATTCTGTTTCCATTGTTCATCTGGAATAAGCCCACTAGATTCTCCCCCTATATCTATGCCCGATAATTGGCCAAATCCATATAAGTTATACCATTTTTTCATTCTGTTCATGCCAAGCCCTTCAATTTTACCATAACCACCTCCGATAGTATAAAAAAATATATCATTACTTTCAGCAATAGCTTTGCGTACATCGCTTGGAGCATGCGCCTTCCAATCACCAAAGGAATAATTGCCTATTTTGAGCACTCCACCTAAACCACTTATAATTGTTGAGGGGGTTATAATGCCTTCAGATAAAGCAGCTGTAGCAATTACAGGTTTTATTGTAGAACCAGGAGGATATTCACCGGATATTGCACGATTAAAAAGTGGCTTATTTGAATTATTTATTAATTTTGAATAATCGGTTTCTGATATTTTTTGAGCAAATAAATTATTGTCATAACTTGGTATACTTATCATAGCTAACACTTCTCCATTTTGTGGATTTATCGCAACTGCTGCAGCAGTTTTTGTTTTTGTTTTTTCCAAGATATCATTAAGACTGTCATATATTTTTTTTTGCAAATTAGCATCAATGCTTAATACTAAATCACTCCCAGGATTTGGATTTATTATTCCTAATTCCCGCTTTATATTTCCCATTGAATCAACCTCCATTTGATTAGCGCCACGAGTACCCCTTAAAAATTGTTCGTACGACTTCTCTATGCCATGTTTACCAATATAATCAGTAAGTGAATATCCTTGTTCTTTTTCGAGTTCTTTTTTTTCAATTTTTCCTTCATATCCCAAGATATGAGAAAATATTGAACCATCCATATATGAACGAATCGCTGTTTTTTCAATACTGACACCTGGAATAGAATTATTTTTTTCAAGCAAAACAAGAGATTCATCTTGAGAAATGTGTTCTTTAAGTAAAACAGCATTGAGAGAATTTGAAACACTATTTTCTAATTTTGTTCGAATTTCATTTTCGTCCATTTTTAAAACATCTGAAACAATATTCGCTATTTCTTTTATTTTTTGTTTATCTTTTGGAATGTCGGCTGGTATAATAACAGCATCGATACTTGGGATATTACTAACTAAAGCATTGCCACTTCTGTCAAAAATTCTTCCCCTTGATGCTTGTATAACAACTGATCGAATGCTATTGCCTTTAGAAACATCTTTGTAATAAGCTCCTCTTATTACTGTCAAAAAAAATATCCTGCAAAAAAGAGCTCCGAAAGCAATTAAAATAATCCACCAAAAAACAGTAAACCATTTTTTCTCAAAAGGTTTTTCCATTCTGGCAGCTTCTTTTTCTGTAGCCGTAAGCACATAATCTTCAATCTCCATCCCGGAAAAAAACTTTATAATACTACGTTTACGTTTTGGCATAATTATTTTTCTAATTTAAAGAATTCTTTGATTTTTTTAATCAGAAAAAATAAAAACAAAAACAATATCGAATTAGACATAATCTGAAAAGCTATATGTTTCAGACTGCCGAATATTTTCCAATATAAATGAAGATCTTGAAAATTCCAGACTGTTATTAAAGCTATTATACTTTTAGAAAGAAGAGTGGCAATGATAACAAACATGAACAGCAATACCCACCCTATTCCTTTAACCTCCAGGGACAAGCGTCTGGAAAAAAAACTCACAAAATAAACAACTAATGAGAATATTAAAGCGTGTTCTCCTATTACTGAATAAGAAGCTAAATCATATAATATACCGAGAATTATAGACCAGCCTAGGAATGCAAAAAATCCATCAATTACAGATAGCACCAGCACTAACATTAATACTATATCTCCATTAAAATTTGACCCTAAAATAACCGGCAATATACTGGTTTGAATTACTATTGCTATAAAAAAAATTAACAAATAAATAAGCTTTTTTTTCATTATTATTTATTGTTTTTAATAACAAAAACCATGCGTATATTTGAAATTTGAAGCGGAGCTGTTAGCACAGCTTGTTGAAAAAGATGGTCTTCGGATTGATGTATTTCTTGAATAGTCCCGACATAAAGTCCGCGTGGAATTTCGCCGCCAATGCCAGACGTAATTACACTATCACCTATACTAATAGAATCTGTTTGAAGCACCATATCGAATATAATTCCAAGTCCGTATTCTCCTTTTGCAACCCCTTTGGCACCGCTTTCAACGTCTATTATATTTACAGTGCTTTTAGGATTAGTCAGGAGCATTACCTGTGAACTTTTTCTATTAACTTCATATATACGCCCTATTATAATTCCTTTAGAAACAATTACTGGCATCCCTGGAAAAATTCCATCTTCGCTTCCTTTATCAATCTCCAGCCAATTGCCGGTGCCACTTGGATCATAGCTAACTATAAAAGCAGCGGATAAATCATATTTGTCACGTGGAATCAGATTTAATTGTTCGCGAAGTGTTGTATTTTCATTTTTTATATCACTAATTGATGCATTTTCAAATAAAAGTACTTGATTATCCCTGATAAGTTGTTCATTTTCGCTTTTAAGTTGATCTATTGATATGATAAATTCCTTAATGTTATTAATTCCAACAGAAAATGAATAGAAAAACTTTTGAAAAGGTTTTAGTGAGGCTAAAAAACCAGAGCGAACAGGTTTAAAAATATCAGAAGGATTTAAAAAAATAAGCAGCAAAAATAATGCTGCAATTATAATAATTTTGAAAAATTTAGTATGAATAAATTTCTGCATTTATTTTATAATTTTTATTTGAACGATTTTTCTCTTTGATCCTCCACCAGAACATCTTTAAGTGTTTCTATATCTTCAAGAACTATGCCGACACCACGAACAACTGCAGTTAGGGGATCCTCCATCATTCTTACTGGCATTTCAGTCTGATTTGCAACCAATTTATCCAAGCCACGTATCAAGCTTCCACCGCCAGCTAAAATAATTCCTCTCTGCATTATATCAGAAAGCAATTCTGGAGGTGTTTCTTCAATAACTGTTTTAATATTATTAATTATGATTCTTATTGAACGTGAAATTGCTTCTCTGATTTGTTCATCATTAATAATAGCTTCTTTAGGCAATCCACTGACTAAATCACGTCCACGCACTGAAATTTTTAAAGACTCTTTAGGTGGATAGGCACTTCCAACGGCAATCTTTATATCTTCAGCTGTTTTTTCACCTATTAGTAAATTAAATTCATCGCGGCAATAACGTATAATATCTTCATTCATTTCATCACCTGCTACTCTTAGGCTTCTAGCACTTACCACTCCGCCTAGGGAAATTACGGCAATTTCTGATGTTCCACCACCAATATCAACAACCATATTTCCTCTTGCATCTGTAACTGGAAGACGAGCTCCTATTGCAGCAGCCATTGGCTCTTCTATAAGAAATGCTTCACGGGCTCCCGCATTTAAAGCAGCATCGACTACAGCTTTTTTTTCAACTTCCGTAATGCATGAAGGAATACCAATTAATATTCGCGGGCGCGGTGAAAAAGAAAAAGAATCTTTGTTTATCTTTTCAACAAAATATTTAAGCATCTGTGTTGTTACTTCAAAATCGCTAACAACTCCATCTACAAGTGGCCTTGTTGCAACAATATGACCTGGCGTTTTTCCAACCATACGTTTAGCTTCTCTTCCAATTGCAAGAACCTGCCCGGTACGCTTATTGATTGCAACTACTGATGGTTCATTAATTACAATTCCCTTGCCCTTAAGATAAACAAGTGTGTTGGCGGTTCCTAAATCAATACCTATATCACGAGATATGTTATTGAAAAAATTCCCAAAAATACGTTGAAATATGTTTTTTACTTTTTCCCCCATAATATATTTATTTAAATAACACAAAAAGGCTTTCCTAAAGGAAATATTTGCTTTTAAACTTATTGTGTTTTTTGTTTTTACCTTATTTTATAATAAGGCAAGCTAACCTTAATGTCAAAAAATGAAGCTATAAACCAAATTTAAGTTTATTAGCAACATGCTGTTCAAAAGTGGCTGAATAAACTGTATTTTTTGGATTTTTTGGATCAGTTAAGAAATAATTATAATTTGTCTTTTCGGGATTAAGAGTTGCATGTATAGTATTTATGCCAGGATTAGATATAGGACCTGGAGGCAAACCCTTGTATTTATAGGTATTGTATGGCGATTCAACTTGTGTATCTTCATATGTATATTGAGCCTTATTTACACCTAAAATATAGGCTAGAGTGGCACAAGACTGAAGATTACGACCATCGGCAATTCTTTTCCAAAATATGCCTGAAACTATTTTGAAATCTTCAATTGTGCTGACTTCTTTTTCTATTATACTTGCCATGGTCAATATTTGAAAGATAGATTTTTTTTGAATAGCGATTTCATTTTTTATATCATCATTCATTTTTAATTCGGTATTATTTAAAATCTTTTTTAAAATACCTTCTGGAGTAGCATCTTTTGAAAAATTATAAGTGTCAGGAAAAAGATATCCTTCCAGCGAAGCGCTTTCAGGTTTATCTGAAAAAATAGAAAACTGGGAAATGATATCTTTAGGAGGATCATTTACTAAGTTTAAAAAAGCTTTTCCATTAAAACCTTTTTCGTCCAAGCGATTGGCCATTTGTTTTGCTGTCCAACCCTCAGGAAAGGTTACGCTCACGAAGGCCTTCTGCGGATTAGTTATTAAAGTAGCAACTTCTGGAATTGTAAGATTTCCACTTAATAAATATGCTCCTGGATAAATTTTGTTCATTAGATTATGCGACTTAAGATAGAGCCAGAAATATATTTTATTGGAAATAATTCCTTCTGATTTAAGATTTTTTGCTATAGCAGTATTACCTTCCCCTTTTTCTATATTAAATATTTTATTTGAATTTCTTGTTCCATGAGAAAAATATATTTGATTATAAATATAAAAAAAAGTTCCTATAATGGCTACAGCAATGATAAATATTATGATTATTTTTTTTCCTAATCTCATTTAGTTTGTTTATTAATTATTTTCGTCATAAATAAATGGTACAAAAGAAAAACCCGGATATTTTTCTATATAAATATCATCTTCCCCCCTCTTTTCAACATACCAAACTGAATTCCTTACTGGAATAACCATCTTACCTCCTATGGATAATTGTTTTTCAAATACTGGGGGAATTTCATCAACTGAAGCACTAACCAGAATCCTGTCATAAGGAGCATTTTTTTCAAATCCATTTTTTGCCGATTCACAGTAAACCTCCGCTATTCCTTTTTTAATGAAACCAAATTTATTAATATTCTTCTTCCCAATTTCGCATAAATCTTTTATTTTTTCCATTGCCGTCACCCTCCCTTTTTCTCCCACAATATGGGCTAAAAGTCCTGTTGTCCAGCCTGAACCACTTCCAACATCCAATATGTTTTGTCCGCGTTTCGGATCTAAAAGTTCAAGCATGAAAGCAACTGTCAGTGGCTGAGATATTGTCTGTCCGCATCCTATGGGCAAAGGTATGTTTGCATCCGACTGAGAAGAAAGGTCTTCTGGAACAAACTCAATCCTGTGCACATTAGAAAAGGCATCAATAATATCATCATTGCGCAAGTATCCGTTTTTTATTAAATCATTAACAAGGCGACTCATAGAAATTTCTAATAATTTTTTAAAATTATGAGATTTTAAAATATGTATTTAACTATATTCCTATTACTTGCACTATAACATCGCGCTTTCTAGAACCATCGAATTCAACCGCAAAAATACTTTGATTTTTACCAATTGTAAGTTTGCCTCTTTCGATAGGAATTGTCTGACTAACTCCTGTTAAAAATGATTTGCAATGCGAGTGTCCATTACTCCTGCCGTCTGAATGCGAAGCCTTACGCAACTCAAATAAATCATGCGAATATTGGTCATCAACTGGAGCAAGTTTATATAATACCTTCATGAAATCCTGCATAAGCATAGGTTCGTTATGATTAATAACAATGCCCATAGTAGTATGCGGAGCAAAAACAATCGCACATCCCTCTCGGACTCTTGAATCATCGATAATTTTTTGAATTTGTTCAGTTAAATCAAAAAATTCTACTTGGCTTTTGCTTTCCAGATCAATTTTTTGTTTGTATATTTTTTCCATAAATTTTTTTATATTAATTTAAAAAATTACTTATTTTTGTCGTATATTTCATTTTTATTTTACTACAATTATTGTTTTATACAAATGTGATTAACTTTTATTTTCAGTAAGTTTCATTTTTTTATAAACACTTCCAGCTGCAACTGCACCTTCAGCTACTGCTGTAGCAATTTGGCGAAATTTATTTGAACCTGTTGTGACATCTCCTGCTGCATAAACATGTTCAAGATTTGTGCTCTGATCAGATTTTACAATTATATAATCATGTTCATCAGTTTTAACCCCTAATTCCTTAGCAACTACAACCCCAGGCGCAGAACCTATTTCTATAAAAATACCCTGCGTCTCGATTTCTTTTTTTTCTCCATTTTTTGTTGTATATGATAGTCCAGAAACTTTTTCATCTCCCAATATCTTTTCAATCTCGCTGAAAGATTCTTCTTTTATTTTTTCGTTACTCTTTATTTTTTCTTCCCAAGCTGGTTCAAAACATTTTGTCCCTTCTTTGTATAAAAGATGTACGGAATTCGCAAATTCAGCCAGATGAAGCGAGGCCGTGGCTGCGCTGTCGCCTCCACCTATGACAGCCACATCTTTATTTTTGAAAAACATTGCATCACAGATTGCACAATAGGAAATACCTCTGCCAATAAATTTTTCTTCATTTTCAATATCAAGCTTTCTTGGATTCATACCAAGCGCAAATATAATGGATTTGCATTCATATTTTTTGTCTTCGCCAATAAAAACAGCAAACCCGCCAGGAACATTATCAATGTTTTCCACTGTCGCAGATATTATTTCTCCTCCCAGAGCTGTTGCTTGTTTTTTAAAGCGTTCTGTTAATTCCTGTCCTGAAATTGATTCAAAACCAGGATAATTTTCTATCTGCCAAGCTTTTGTAATCTGTCCTCCGATTTCAGCTCCTATAACAAGATGTTTAATTTTATAACGAGATGCATAGATAGAAGCTCCTAGCCCTGCTGGACCTGCGCCGATAATAATAAGATCGTACATAATTTTATATTGCCTTTTTTAATATTTATCATTGTTTAGTAATTATAGTATAAATATGTTTTTAAACAAAATTTTAAAAAGCCTCGGAAAAATCCAAGGCTATTTTTAAAAATTTTCCTCTTTTACATTAAACTTTCCAGCTCTTTCTTGAGTATTTCTTTATTTTGCACGCCCGAAAATTCTTTTATAATTTTTCCGTTTTTGAATATTTTAAGAGAAGGAATAGACATAACTTCAAACTTTGAAGCAGCTTCTCCGTTTTCATCCACATTACATTTGCCTATTCTAATTTTTCCTTCCATCTCCTTGGCTAGTTCATCTATAATTGGTCCCATTATCTGACAAGGTCCGCACCAGGACGCCCAAAAGTCAACTAAAGTCACCTTGTCGTTTTTTATAACCTCCTGTTCAAAATTTTCATCAGTAAATTCTATAGCCATATAACTTAAATGATAAGCCTTGATAACCTTCATGAAAAAGATCACCCTGCTTATTTTTATTAATTATTATATTAATGTCCTTTTATAAATAACTAACAATTATTAGCATTAATAAAAAATTATCTTTATTTATTTACCCAACCTTCTGCCGCGACTCAGGAAATCATTGATAGCTATTTCGAACTCTTCTATTCCAAAATCAGGATAATATTTTTCTGAAAAATAAAGCTGAGCATTAGCGGTGTCCCACATCATAAAACCGGCACTTAAATGAGGCTCACCGCCAGTACGAATCATAAAATCAACAGCCGGCAAAGATTTGGTCATAAGATTTTCCTTTATCGTATCTGCAGAGATAGCTTCTGCTGGAATCTCCTTATTAATAATCTGTTTTATAGCACTAGCCATTTCATCATCACCACTGTAAGCCAGAAAAAAATTAAGAACATTCTGGGAATAGTTTTTAGTCGCTTCAAGGCAATCATATAAAACTTTTTTCAAAGAATCCGGAAACTGTTCTTCCCAATGGCCAATAAAATTTATTTTTACCTGATGTTTATGAATATCTTCACTTTTGAGCAACTTAGTAAAATGCTCTTCATAAATGCGCAATAATTCCCGGCTTTCTTCTATTGGACGCTTTTTGAGGTTTTCCAGAGATGAACCCCAAACAGAAAAACATTTTATCCCAAGATCAAGGGCCTTGCGCAAAAGTTTTTCAGTATTTTCTGCTCCAGCTTCATGCCCTTTCCAAGGTTTAAGGCCGTGTTCTTTCGCCCAACGGCGGTTTCCATCAGGAATAATAACAACATGAT
Encoded here:
- the uppS gene encoding polyprenyl diphosphate synthase translates to MLNNGKNSLPNHVVIIPDGNRRWAKEHGLKPWKGHEAGAENTEKLLRKALDLGIKCFSVWGSSLENLKKRPIEESRELLRIYEEHFTKLLKSEDIHKHQVKINFIGHWEEQFPDSLKKVLYDCLEATKNYSQNVLNFFLAYSGDDEMASAIKQIINKEIPAEAISADTIKENLMTKSLPAVDFMIRTGGEPHLSAGFMMWDTANAQLYFSEKYYPDFGIEEFEIAINDFLSRGRRLGK